One Fastidiosipila sp. DNA window includes the following coding sequences:
- the rsmI gene encoding 16S rRNA (cytidine(1402)-2'-O)-methyltransferase — translation MPEPDRQNPVKGGTLYLVATPLGNVGDMSPRAAEILNSVDYIAAEDTRRAARLLSSLGIGNRLVSYYEQNKEYRHGMLLGDLRAGRTIALISDAGMPCISDPGEALVRLAVRHGIPVSVIPGPSALLSALAASGLDTARFAYEGFLPVKGKERRTRLEALALEGRTLVFYEAPHRIRKTLSDLAAAGLEPRRLVIARELTKAYEEFIYFTVGEAGPYYETVQPRGEFTLVIEGLDEFRVRTGQKTENEWPEEKLKALLDEALAKGLKTGEAAMEIAIRTGVGRNRLYQLALELDPNQPKTAQSVKGPDG, via the coding sequence ATGCCGGAACCGGACAGGCAGAATCCAGTTAAGGGAGGGACCCTTTACCTGGTCGCGACGCCACTTGGCAATGTCGGCGACATGAGCCCGCGCGCGGCGGAGATCCTCAATTCCGTTGACTACATCGCGGCCGAGGATACCCGGCGGGCGGCCCGCCTCCTGTCTTCCCTGGGGATCGGCAACCGGCTTGTCAGCTATTACGAACAAAATAAGGAATACCGGCACGGGATGCTTCTGGGTGATCTCAGGGCCGGCCGCACCATCGCCCTGATCTCGGATGCCGGCATGCCCTGCATCTCGGATCCCGGTGAGGCCTTGGTCCGCCTGGCTGTCCGGCACGGCATACCTGTATCGGTCATTCCAGGTCCTTCAGCGCTGCTTTCTGCTCTTGCGGCCTCGGGGTTGGATACCGCCCGTTTTGCCTACGAGGGTTTCCTGCCCGTCAAGGGCAAGGAACGTCGAACCCGGCTGGAGGCGCTGGCACTGGAGGGCCGCACCCTGGTCTTTTACGAGGCCCCGCACCGGATCAGAAAGACTTTGTCCGACCTGGCGGCCGCGGGCCTGGAACCGCGCCGACTGGTGATCGCCCGGGAACTCACCAAAGCCTACGAAGAGTTCATATACTTTACAGTCGGGGAGGCCGGGCCTTATTATGAAACAGTCCAGCCCAGGGGTGAATTCACCCTGGTGATTGAGGGCCTTGATGAATTCCGGGTCCGGACGGGACAAAAGACAGAAAATGAATGGCCGGAGGAAAAACTCAAAGCCCTCCTGGACGAAGCCCTTGCCAAGGGTTTGAAAACAGGTGAGGCAGCCATGGAAATTGCCATAAGGACAGGGGTGGGCCGCAACCGCCTCTACCAACTTGCTTTGGAGCTGGATCCGAATCAGCCCAAGACAGCTCAATCCGTCAAGGGACCTGATGGATGA